In the Pseudodesulfovibrio sp. S3 genome, TCAACATGCGACCAAAAACGAGACAGAGCAGAGAGGAGACTCCCACCGCGATAATCAATCCTGTAACCAACGAATGCCGAACAAAGGCAAGATACCGTTCATCCTGTTCCGTGAGCACTGTTTCACCAACAAGGACAGCCTTGGCAACGGTCTTGCCGTCCACCTCAATGCCCAGAGCCTGGTCGACAATCTCCGGAGGGGGCTTGTCTCCGACTCTGAATCCCCTGGCAGGATGGAGAACAACCCCTTGCCCACTCAGGACAAGGTATCCGAACAGCCTCTCCTGCCAGCGGGTCGAATACGAAGCATCGTCCACCTCACGGCCCTGGTCTGAAGGAATCAGTCTGTGAATGCGCTCGACAAATGCGTCAAACTTCTCGGATTCCATGGCAGCCTTTACACCGCCATAGCTTTTCACATAAGTGCCGAAATCGATATTGAATGATTTGAAAGTGTGCTCTGCCGATGCCCGGACAACATCGCGTTTTACCATGTAGTAGGCAATTGAACCGATCAGCATGCTTCCAAAAAAAGTCATGAACAGAAATAGCAAGGTCAATTTTGTCTGTACTCGCATGGTTCACCTCTTCGCAAGATTATACCTTCAGAAAGAGCATGGCCTATTATATTCAAAACATGTTCATCCGCAAGGTAGACGTTCGAATATTCAATAAAAAAGCCCGGACAACCCGGGCCTTTCCAAAATGGATATGAGATCGAACATCACGGCTAGCAGGCGTGAAAATCCTTGTTGATGTAAAAACAGAGGTCAAACAGATTCTGCACCATCTCGTCCACGATCTCTTCCGAATCCGTGGGCGTCATGTCCATACTCAGAGTTTTATTGACTATCTTGGAAAACAGCATGCCGATGAGCTGATCATCGTACATTGTCCAGTACTTGCTCCCAGAGGGGAACTTCTTGTCGAATCCGTGGTAATACATAGAATGCGGCTCCGTTCGGCTTGTCTTTATTCCAACTGTTACCTTCATTATCGGCACCCTGCGGAATCCTCTTTATGGAACGGATCAAAGAAACGGCATTCCTGCGGCCCGGATCCGAGAAATACCGCTTTAACCACAGGTTAGGCCATCCTGTTTCCGAGCTGTTTCAACCCCATAGGCAAAAGGGGCCAATTTGCGAAATTGTTGCTCATATGTAACACTCTTTGTTACAGCATTAGGGTATAGCAGTCCCCAACAACACCGAAAGGAGCACCCAGTGTCAGCCCAAAAAATACTGGTGGTCGAAGATCACAGAGACACACGTGAACTGCTAAAATACAATCTCACTGCCGCCGGTTTCGACGTGGCCGCAGCTGAAGACGGTCAACTCGGCTTCAACCTCGCCCAGGCGTTCAAACCGGACATCATTCTTCTGGATCTGATGATGCCCGGCACTGACGGACTGGAAGTCTGCCGACAACTCAAGGGCGATCCAGGCCTGGCCCGGATTCCTGTCATCATGCTCACTGCCAAGGGCGACGAAGTGGACAAGATCGTGGGTCTGGAACTCGGGGCCGACGACTATGTGGTCAAACCCTTCTCTCCTCGCGAACTGATCCTGCGCATCAAGGCCGTTCTGCGCCGCTACGGCGCACCCGAACCCAACGCTCCAAAATTGTGGGAGCGGGAAGGGCTCAGGGTTGACTTCGAAGCACATCTTATCACCATCGACGGTGAGGAAATCGCCCTCACAGCCACGGAGTTCAAACTCCTGACCGTGCTCGTGTCCGGGACCGGCAAGGTCCAGACCCGCGACAATCTCCTTGATACGGTCTGGGATACCCACTTCGAAGGCTACTCCCGCACCGTGGACACCCATGTCCGCCGCCTGCGCCAGAAACTCGGCCCCTATGCCCCCTGGATCGAAACCATCCGAGGCGTAGGCTACCGCTTCAAGGCCTAACACAGCGCAACCATCAGCAAAGCCCCTGCAAGCGAACGCTTGCAGGGGCTTTGTACTGCCTTCGGCGACCAGAGGG is a window encoding:
- a CDS encoding response regulator transcription factor; translation: MSAQKILVVEDHRDTRELLKYNLTAAGFDVAAAEDGQLGFNLAQAFKPDIILLDLMMPGTDGLEVCRQLKGDPGLARIPVIMLTAKGDEVDKIVGLELGADDYVVKPFSPRELILRIKAVLRRYGAPEPNAPKLWEREGLRVDFEAHLITIDGEEIALTATEFKLLTVLVSGTGKVQTRDNLLDTVWDTHFEGYSRTVDTHVRRLRQKLGPYAPWIETIRGVGYRFKA